From the genome of Mucilaginibacter paludis DSM 18603:
AGCTTTAGCGGCTTCGGTGTTCCATTATGGAGAGATTTTAATCCCGGATTTAAAGGCTGTGTTAAAGAACAAGGGTATTGAAGTAAGAATAAGCCCGGTTTAAAAAGTTTAGCCAATAAGTGACTTTAAATAATTTGACCAAAGATTTTGTACAACAATCGTTTATTGATGAAACGATGATTAGAAATAGCTATGAATATTGATTTTAATAAAAGCGACGGTTTGGTACCTGTAGTGATACAAGATGAGCAAACTTTGGAAGTGCTGATGCTGGGTTACATGAACCAGGAAGCATACGAAAAAACTGTTCAGGAAAACATCGTTACTTTTTTTTCCAGGTCTAAAAGCCGCCTATGGACCAAAGGCGAAACCAGCAATAACTTTTTACATGTTAAAAGTATAGCTGTTGATTGCGATAACGATACCCTGCTGATCAAAGTTAAGGCTGATGGCCCCACCTGCCATACCGGTTCGCGCAGTTGCTTCAATACTTCATATAACCATAACTTTATATTTGAATTACAGAACGTTATCAACGATAGGTATGATAATCCGGTTGAAACTTCTTACGTAAACAAACTCCGTAACAAGGGATTAAATAAAATAGCGCAAAAGGTTGGCGAAGAAGGTGTTGAAACGGTAATTGCAGCTTTGGCCGAAACGGAAGCCGATTTGATTAACGAAGCATCCGACCTGGTATTTCACCTGTTGGTGCTGCTTCGCGAAAAGAACCTGAACCTGGAAGTGATTGCCAAAAACCTGGAATCGAGGCACAAATAAGGCTTTTTTTACTGATGCTCATATAGCAAACCATGTCAAAAGCGTTTTTCTATTTCCCTTTAGTGCTCGGCGTTTTTGCCTTTTCAAATGTTAGTGCCCAGATAACCGCACTGCATGCTAAAATAGACTCGATAGCCAGGGACGCCAGGGGCACGGTAGGTTTTGCCATGCTTAATATAGAAAGCCGGGACACGCTATCCTATCATGGCAACATGCATTTGCCTATGCAAAGCGTGATGAAGTTTCCTATCGCCATTACTGTTTTACATGATATAGATGAGGGCCAGTTTACTTTAAACCAGTTGATCCATATCGATAAAAGTGATCTACCTAAAACTTATAGCCCCTTGCGTGATAAGTATCCTGAAGGCAATGTTGATATTTCAATCAGCGAGCTATTGAGCTATATGGTATCCCTTAGCGATAACAACGCCTGCGATATCTTGCTCAAAACATTGGGTGGCCCCGAAGTGGTAGATCAGTATATGCATAGCTTTGGCATTAAACAGATCGCTGTTAAAGCATCCGAGTTCCAGATGGCACAAGGTTGGGATGTGCAGTTTACCAATTGGGTTGAGCCAAAAACGATGGTGCGTTTACTGGATATTGCTACTAAACCAAATTTCCTTTCCAAGGCCAGCCACGACTATTTGTGGAAAATAATGGAAGCAACCAGTACCGGGCCAAATCAAATTAAAGACCTATTGCCGGTTGGTACAATAGTGGCTCACAAAACGGGCCGCTCCGGCACTAACGATCAGGGAATTTCGGCAGCTACTAATGATATAGGCTTAATCACCTTACCCAACGGGAAGCATTTAGCGATAGCCATCATGATCACAAACTCCACTGCCGATCTAACTACCCGCGAATCGGTCATTGCACGAATAGCGAAGGCAGCTTATGATGATGCTATTTTAAAGTAAAGTCGCATCTTCCATATTCTTCGCTTTAACATCACCATTGATTAGAGTTAAACTTCGGTCATTTAACATATCAGGTAGTTATTACTAACAGCAACCGATTTTAAAATCTGAAGCCTGCAGAAATATAGGGGTACACTCCTTCGCCGGAAAACCCTACTACCCCTTGTATTAAAACTAACTGCGCAGGTATAAAATAAATCCCTCCGCCATAACCATCATGCCATTTAGATGATGATTCACCGGGTTCCCAAACCCGACCTACATCATTAAAGGCGATGCCCCCTACTGTGCCGGGAGTTACATAGGATACAAAATCAAATAGTTTAAACCTTACTTCCAGGTTGTTATAAACCATGGTTTTACCGGTGAAGCGGCTATCATTAAATCCACGCAACCCCTGGTTTCCGCCAAGTTTAATTTGTTGAAAATAAGCCGCGTTACCCACAGTTGTGCCTCCCCCAAAACGACTGGCGATAACCAAAACAGAATCCTGAGCGGGATTTAGGAAGAACGTAAATTCGGATAACACCTGCCCGTAATTATGGGCGGCTAAACCAAAACCCTTTAAACCGCTAACATCGGTGCGCCAGTAAACGCCCCTGTGTGGAAGTGTCCCTTTGTCACGCGTATCTAAGGTTACAGTGCCCAACAGCCCGGCATACCCCTGCGAACCAAATACATTTTCATCAGGATGCTGTTGCTCATAAACACCTAAATACTTCCTGATATTATCGTCGGCATCTCCTTTATAAAATTGTCCGGTAATACCCGCGCTGGCTGTCCAGTTACCATAGGTATGCTTAAGCCTCACATCAGCATCCATATAGTCATAAATATTCTGATAGTATCTTAATTTCTGTTTACCTGAGTTTACAAAAACGCTCTCGTTTCCAACGCCAAAAAAGTTACTGGTGTAATTGGGACCTTTGGACAGTACGTTAATTGATAAATCATTATTACCGATAACCTGCCTAAAATCGCCTTTGTAATTCAACAATAAAGAGTTAGTGCCAAGGCCGTAATTAACCAGCAGGCTTTGCCTAAAGGCGTAAGGATCCTTCCGGAAGCCTTGTTTCTGGTAAATAAAGTCGCCTATTAACTGTACGCCGTAATCTTTGTTATAACTGGCTAAAAGCAAGGGTTGTAGATAATCGTACTTAAAACTGGTTTTGTTAAAATTGTTAACTGCAGTATCCGTTGAAGTACGTAAATGAGCCTGGCTCCGGCTGGGCAAATCGTTTTTCTTATCAGACCGATCATAAACATAGCGGTTTCCCTTGCCGCGTATATTACTATCTATTAAAAAGGTATCGTGTCCATCGCCCCCTATCATTCTCACCTTTACCGGCGATGAGTTTTCGCCATGCACGGCAAAAACATCCTTGCCATCCATTCCGTAGAGCCTGATTTCTTTGGTAACATTCGGATCAAACGTCCGGTTATAAATCACCTGTTCCTGGCTTCCATCCTTTTTCAGCTTGTTTATTCTAACTAAAAGTTTACCATCCGGCTGATTAGTGAGATCAAAATACTCGCGTTTATCGCTCTCCGGGATCTCAACAGTTTTTGATAAAATCCGATAATATCTCAGGGCTTGCTGTTTAATATTGTTTCTTCGGTTAATCATTCTTTTCACAATACTCTCGCCGCTAATTTTATAAATACTGGCGGGCATCAGCTTAACCG
Proteins encoded in this window:
- the hisIE gene encoding bifunctional phosphoribosyl-AMP cyclohydrolase/phosphoribosyl-ATP diphosphatase HisIE, which translates into the protein MNIDFNKSDGLVPVVIQDEQTLEVLMLGYMNQEAYEKTVQENIVTFFSRSKSRLWTKGETSNNFLHVKSIAVDCDNDTLLIKVKADGPTCHTGSRSCFNTSYNHNFIFELQNVINDRYDNPVETSYVNKLRNKGLNKIAQKVGEEGVETVIAALAETEADLINEASDLVFHLLVLLREKNLNLEVIAKNLESRHK
- the bla gene encoding class A beta-lactamase, subclass A2 is translated as MSKAFFYFPLVLGVFAFSNVSAQITALHAKIDSIARDARGTVGFAMLNIESRDTLSYHGNMHLPMQSVMKFPIAITVLHDIDEGQFTLNQLIHIDKSDLPKTYSPLRDKYPEGNVDISISELLSYMVSLSDNNACDILLKTLGGPEVVDQYMHSFGIKQIAVKASEFQMAQGWDVQFTNWVEPKTMVRLLDIATKPNFLSKASHDYLWKIMEATSTGPNQIKDLLPVGTIVAHKTGRSGTNDQGISAATNDIGLITLPNGKHLAIAIMITNSTADLTTRESVIARIAKAAYDDAILK
- a CDS encoding BamA/TamA family outer membrane protein; translated protein: MDKQRLHYFLLFLLLAVPVNRVFSQDRILHDSVTVAIEPAYDQVSKAHRFLFGEDYRRLWATPVKFRVFHLSKEKGGLTILQKGGGMQSKSLRLKDATGQEWVLRSVQKNPEKVLPPNLRASVAKDIVQDQISAEHPYASVTVPPMAQALGIPHAHPELVYVPDDPAFGDFRKDFANQVFLFEEREPLDVEKTDNTEKAQKKLQDDNDNRVDQKMVLRARLLDMLVGDWDRHEDQWRWERRDNDTGIVYEPVPRDRDQVYYDGYGVFPWLLSKHLLMAKFQSYGNKILSIGRWNRNARYFDRYFLNGLSEQDWEQQIDFVQHTLTDELIENSVKLMPASIYKISGESIVKRMINRRNNIKQQALRYYRILSKTVEIPESDKREYFDLTNQPDGKLLVRINKLKKDGSQEQVIYNRTFDPNVTKEIRLYGMDGKDVFAVHGENSSPVKVRMIGGDGHDTFLIDSNIRGKGNRYVYDRSDKKNDLPSRSQAHLRTSTDTAVNNFNKTSFKYDYLQPLLLASYNKDYGVQLIGDFIYQKQGFRKDPYAFRQSLLVNYGLGTNSLLLNYKGDFRQVIGNNDLSINVLSKGPNYTSNFFGVGNESVFVNSGKQKLRYYQNIYDYMDADVRLKHTYGNWTASAGITGQFYKGDADDNIRKYLGVYEQQHPDENVFGSQGYAGLLGTVTLDTRDKGTLPHRGVYWRTDVSGLKGFGLAAHNYGQVLSEFTFFLNPAQDSVLVIASRFGGGTTVGNAAYFQQIKLGGNQGLRGFNDSRFTGKTMVYNNLEVRFKLFDFVSYVTPGTVGGIAFNDVGRVWEPGESSSKWHDGYGGGIYFIPAQLVLIQGVVGFSGEGVYPYISAGFRF